The following are encoded in a window of Mycobacterium sp. ELW1 genomic DNA:
- a CDS encoding alpha/beta hydrolase has translation MSQTHRMLNCRGTRIHAVEEGEGPLVVLVHGFPESWYSWRHQIPVLAEAGYRVVAIDQRGYGQSSKYRVQTAYRIKELVGDVLGVIDAYGEKQAVVIGHDWGAPVAWTFAWLHPERCRGVVGISVPFAGRGVIGLPGSPFGEHRPNDYHLELAGPGKVWYQDYFSEQDGIIAEVEEDLRSWLLGLTYTVSGDAMAAATQAAEAAGVDLAAMDPIEVIRSGPLCMPHGARLKDAFVYPETMPEWFTDADLDFYAGEFERSGLGGPLSFYHNIDNDWHDLAEYEGTPLTPPALFIGGQYDVGTTWGAEAAERAHEVMPNYCGTHMVDGVGHWIQQEQPKETNRLLLDFLGGLS, from the coding sequence ATGTCGCAGACCCATCGGATGCTCAACTGCCGTGGCACCCGGATCCACGCCGTGGAGGAGGGCGAGGGGCCGTTGGTGGTGTTGGTCCACGGCTTCCCCGAGTCGTGGTACTCGTGGCGCCACCAGATTCCGGTGCTCGCCGAGGCGGGTTACCGGGTGGTGGCCATCGACCAGCGGGGCTACGGCCAGTCCTCGAAGTACCGCGTGCAGACCGCGTATCGGATCAAGGAACTGGTCGGTGACGTTCTCGGCGTGATCGACGCCTACGGCGAGAAGCAGGCCGTGGTCATCGGGCACGACTGGGGTGCCCCGGTCGCCTGGACATTCGCCTGGCTGCACCCCGAGCGGTGTCGTGGTGTGGTCGGGATCAGCGTGCCGTTCGCCGGACGAGGAGTGATCGGGTTGCCCGGCAGCCCGTTCGGTGAACACCGGCCCAACGACTACCACCTGGAACTGGCCGGCCCGGGCAAGGTCTGGTACCAGGACTACTTCTCCGAGCAGGACGGCATCATCGCCGAGGTCGAAGAGGATCTGCGCAGCTGGCTGCTCGGTCTGACCTATACGGTGTCCGGCGATGCGATGGCCGCCGCGACGCAGGCCGCCGAGGCGGCCGGGGTGGATCTCGCCGCGATGGATCCGATCGAGGTGATCCGGTCCGGCCCGCTGTGCATGCCGCACGGTGCGCGTCTCAAGGATGCTTTCGTCTATCCCGAGACCATGCCAGAGTGGTTCACCGACGCTGATCTCGACTTCTACGCAGGCGAATTCGAGCGATCCGGACTCGGCGGACCGTTGAGCTTCTATCACAACATCGACAACGACTGGCACGACCTCGCCGAGTACGAGGGCACCCCGCTGACCCCGCCCGCACTCTTCATCGGCGGTCAGTACGACGTCGGCACCACCTGGGGTGCCGAGGCGGCCGAACGTGCGCACGAGGTGATGCCCAACTACTGCGGCACCCACATGGTGGACGGCGTCGGGCATTGGATCCAGCAGGAGCAACCCAAGGAGACCAATCGGCTACTGCTCGATTTCCTTGGCGGACTGAGCTAG
- a CDS encoding response regulator transcription factor, protein MIGRLDTAVKTSGGTSLSRLPAVVGGTARARSAVQEPGSGGLVAGVQDAVSQLVLASSMNELLGLAAEAAARIGFTRVLFSRIDHGIWVTHNAYTAGDADFAEQLVAFGTAHSQQLAGQLLESEMLLSGAPILVCDAQSHPRVFHKIVKFTRTTDYVAAPVHVWGAPVAMIHADRYPDRSVQDIDRDLLGLYAGGLGLAIERAQLADRLKVINQASTSLGDRAGDDGPVGPSAQQPPPRLAAVSPLPRAERATERLSPREWDVLRSIALGKTNAQIAATLFLTENTVKVHVKHILRKLGAANRTEAAALYHRLTRRGPCD, encoded by the coding sequence GTGATCGGTCGTCTCGACACCGCGGTGAAGACATCTGGCGGGACTTCGCTGAGCCGTCTGCCTGCCGTGGTGGGCGGCACCGCCCGGGCGCGAAGCGCCGTGCAGGAGCCCGGCTCCGGCGGTCTCGTCGCCGGCGTGCAGGACGCCGTCAGTCAACTGGTTCTGGCGTCATCGATGAACGAACTGCTCGGGTTGGCGGCCGAGGCGGCGGCTAGAATCGGGTTCACCCGCGTTCTGTTCTCCAGGATCGACCACGGGATCTGGGTGACGCATAATGCCTACACCGCTGGTGATGCCGATTTCGCCGAGCAGCTCGTGGCTTTCGGAACCGCGCACTCTCAGCAGTTGGCCGGTCAACTGCTGGAATCCGAGATGCTGCTGAGTGGCGCCCCAATCCTGGTGTGCGATGCGCAATCTCATCCCCGGGTGTTCCACAAGATCGTGAAGTTCACCCGGACCACCGACTACGTGGCCGCACCGGTCCACGTGTGGGGCGCTCCGGTGGCGATGATCCACGCTGATCGATACCCGGACCGCAGTGTCCAGGACATCGACCGCGACCTACTCGGCCTGTACGCCGGCGGTCTGGGTCTCGCCATCGAGCGGGCCCAACTCGCCGACCGGCTGAAAGTGATCAACCAGGCATCGACATCCCTGGGTGACCGGGCCGGCGACGACGGTCCGGTCGGCCCGTCGGCCCAGCAGCCTCCACCGCGGCTGGCCGCGGTGTCGCCGTTGCCGCGCGCCGAGCGAGCCACTGAGCGGCTGTCGCCGCGCGAGTGGGATGTGTTGCGCAGCATCGCCCTCGGCAAGACGAACGCGCAGATAGCCGCCACCCTGTTCCTGACGGAGAACACGGTGAAAGTACATGTCAAGCACATTCTGCGAAAATTGGGTGCCGCCAACAGAACTGAGGCCGCCGCGCTGTATCACCGGCTCACCCGGCGCGGCCCGTGCGACTAG
- a CDS encoding alpha/beta fold hydrolase → MTGLKYVRLHGELVAYRDSGRGPALVMLHGIGSSSRTWRAVTPQLSEHFRVVAPDLLGHGQSAKPRTDYSLGAFAVWLRNFLDELEIPRATIVGHSLGGGIGMQFVHQHPEYCERLALIASGGLGAEVGLSLRLLASPAAELIAPLIAPKSVVAVGNRLLSRLESVRPPQMATTETWEAYASLSDRPTRQAFLRTLRSVVDYRGQAVSARSRLDVTHGLPVSLVWGEQDPIIPVAHARAAHAALPGSRLLILPGVGHTPQLEAPAAVADSLEAFVNSTAPWTPMATA, encoded by the coding sequence ATGACTGGGCTCAAGTACGTGCGGCTGCACGGCGAACTCGTCGCCTACCGGGACAGCGGGCGCGGCCCCGCCCTGGTGATGTTGCATGGGATCGGCAGTAGCTCACGCACGTGGCGCGCGGTCACCCCACAGCTGTCCGAACATTTTCGGGTGGTGGCGCCGGACCTGCTCGGTCACGGCCAGTCAGCGAAGCCGCGGACCGACTACTCGCTGGGCGCCTTCGCGGTGTGGTTGCGAAATTTCCTCGACGAGTTGGAGATTCCTCGGGCGACGATAGTGGGGCACTCCCTCGGCGGGGGTATCGGCATGCAGTTCGTTCACCAGCATCCCGAATACTGTGAACGGCTCGCGCTGATCGCCAGTGGCGGACTGGGGGCCGAGGTGGGCCTGAGTTTGCGGCTACTCGCCTCGCCGGCCGCCGAACTCATCGCACCGCTGATCGCACCGAAATCAGTTGTTGCCGTCGGCAATCGACTTCTGAGCCGGCTGGAATCGGTCCGGCCACCTCAGATGGCGACGACCGAGACGTGGGAAGCCTATGCCTCGCTGTCAGATCGCCCCACCCGCCAAGCATTTCTGCGCACCCTGCGCTCGGTGGTCGACTACCGCGGGCAGGCAGTCAGTGCTCGTTCACGGTTGGACGTCACCCACGGCCTGCCCGTCTCACTGGTGTGGGGCGAGCAGGACCCGATCATCCCCGTCGCCCACGCTCGGGCTGCGCACGCAGCTCTTCCTGGCAGTCGGCTGCTGATCCTGCCCGGCGTCGGACACACACCTCAGCTGGAAGCGCCCGCCGCCGTTGCGGACTCGCTCGAAGCCTTCGTCAACTCGACGGCACCATGGACGCCGATGGCGACGGCGTGA
- a CDS encoding FAD-binding oxidoreductase produces the protein MQMPEITVRYSDGTCKTMAVQQDQSILEAAEENGIAIVNECQSGICGTCVATCVAGDYEMGRTEGLSEVERDARKVLTCQTFAKSDCLISVQYPADDNAARLVTGTGVVTAVEHVSPTTALLRVDVSGLGPLVYLPGQFAQLQVPGSTVWRNYSYAHPADGRTEVEFIVRLLPQGVMSDYLREKAQPGDRIAMRCSKGGFYLRPTARTVVLVAGGTGLSAILAMAQSLNDDHRGTVHLLYGVSEVDDLCKLDELEALKRRLPGLEVHTVVSRPSAQWTGAVGRVTDLLDARMFDGGNADVYLCGPAGLITDTRKWLDDNGIHGTGLYYEKFVASGAARRRTAPRLDYATVDLADVRRRGRGTAVVVGGSIAGIAAAKVLSETFDKVIVLEKDAPHTRREGRPGAAQGWHLHHLLTAGRIELERFFPGIIDDMVREGAFDVDMAAQYRIRLGGSWKKPGTGPIQIVCAARPLLEWCVRRRLDDEPRISFRYESEVADLVYDRADDTVIGVAIAGDGDELGVIPAEFVVDASGKNTRFPEFLDRIGVGAPEVEQDIINCFYSTMFHHVPPERQWDDKVMVICYAYRPYEDTYAAQYYTDSSRSILSTSLVAYNCYSPPRTAQEFREFANRMPSAVIGENIDGLEPASPIYNFRYPNMLRLHYEKKRNLPRALVVVGDAYTSADPVSGLGMTLALKEVREMQLLLAKYGPTDPDLPRRYFRTIAKLADTAWFVIREQNLRFDWLKDADKKRPFYFGALTWYMDRVMELVHDDPETYNEFLAVVHLVKPAAALMTPKVAARVVGKWARTKLSGQKTLIARNYENSTIPTVDDLIRTEEVSIGLAATRSH, from the coding sequence ATGCAGATGCCCGAGATCACCGTGCGGTATTCGGACGGAACGTGCAAGACGATGGCGGTGCAACAGGACCAGTCGATTCTGGAGGCAGCCGAGGAAAACGGCATCGCGATCGTCAACGAATGCCAAAGCGGGATCTGCGGGACCTGCGTGGCCACCTGTGTCGCAGGCGATTACGAGATGGGGCGCACCGAAGGGCTGTCCGAAGTCGAACGCGACGCCCGTAAGGTCTTGACCTGTCAGACGTTCGCCAAGTCCGACTGCCTGATCAGCGTGCAGTACCCCGCCGACGACAACGCCGCCCGGTTGGTCACCGGTACCGGCGTGGTCACCGCGGTGGAGCACGTGTCCCCGACGACGGCGCTACTGCGCGTCGACGTCTCGGGACTCGGACCACTGGTCTATCTGCCCGGGCAGTTCGCCCAGTTGCAGGTGCCCGGCAGCACTGTATGGCGCAACTACTCCTATGCGCATCCGGCCGACGGACGCACCGAGGTGGAGTTCATCGTCCGGCTGCTACCCCAGGGCGTGATGTCGGACTATCTGCGTGAGAAGGCCCAACCCGGTGATCGAATTGCCATGCGGTGTAGCAAGGGCGGCTTCTACCTGCGACCGACTGCGCGCACGGTGGTCCTGGTGGCCGGCGGCACCGGGCTGTCGGCGATCCTCGCGATGGCGCAGAGTCTGAATGACGACCACCGCGGGACGGTCCATCTGCTCTACGGTGTCAGCGAGGTCGACGACCTGTGCAAGCTCGACGAGCTCGAGGCACTGAAGCGGCGGTTGCCCGGGCTGGAAGTCCACACCGTCGTCTCGCGTCCGAGTGCCCAGTGGACTGGAGCGGTGGGCCGGGTCACCGATCTGCTCGACGCGCGCATGTTCGACGGCGGTAACGCCGACGTCTATCTGTGCGGTCCGGCCGGGTTGATCACCGACACCCGGAAATGGCTTGACGACAACGGTATCCACGGCACCGGCCTGTACTACGAGAAGTTCGTGGCCAGCGGTGCCGCGCGCCGGCGAACAGCACCACGACTGGATTACGCGACGGTCGATCTGGCCGATGTCCGCCGTCGCGGACGTGGCACCGCGGTGGTGGTCGGCGGGAGCATCGCGGGAATCGCCGCGGCCAAGGTGCTCAGTGAGACCTTCGACAAGGTCATCGTCCTGGAAAAGGATGCACCGCACACCCGCCGCGAGGGCAGGCCGGGCGCGGCGCAGGGCTGGCACCTGCACCATCTGCTCACCGCGGGGCGCATCGAACTGGAGCGGTTCTTCCCCGGAATCATCGACGACATGGTCCGCGAGGGCGCGTTCGACGTCGACATGGCCGCCCAGTACCGCATCCGGCTCGGCGGTAGCTGGAAGAAACCGGGCACCGGACCGATCCAGATCGTCTGTGCCGCAAGACCCTTGCTGGAGTGGTGCGTTCGACGCCGCCTCGACGACGAACCGCGGATCAGCTTCCGCTATGAATCCGAAGTGGCCGATCTGGTCTACGATCGTGCCGATGACACCGTGATCGGTGTCGCCATCGCCGGAGACGGTGACGAACTCGGCGTCATACCAGCCGAATTCGTGGTCGACGCATCAGGGAAGAACACCCGCTTCCCGGAGTTCCTGGACCGTATCGGCGTCGGGGCGCCGGAAGTCGAGCAGGACATCATCAACTGCTTCTACTCCACCATGTTCCACCACGTGCCGCCGGAGCGGCAGTGGGACGACAAAGTGATGGTCATCTGTTACGCGTACCGTCCATATGAGGACACCTACGCCGCGCAGTACTACACCGACAGCTCACGTTCCATCCTGTCCACATCGCTGGTGGCCTACAACTGCTATTCGCCACCGCGCACGGCGCAGGAGTTCCGTGAGTTCGCCAACCGGATGCCGTCAGCGGTGATCGGGGAGAACATCGACGGCCTCGAACCGGCCTCGCCGATCTACAACTTCCGCTATCCCAACATGCTGCGGCTGCACTATGAGAAGAAGCGCAACCTGCCGCGCGCACTCGTGGTCGTCGGGGACGCCTACACCAGTGCCGACCCGGTATCCGGACTCGGGATGACCCTGGCGCTCAAGGAAGTCCGGGAAATGCAGCTGCTGCTGGCCAAGTACGGGCCCACCGACCCGGATCTGCCTCGGCGCTACTTCCGCACGATCGCCAAGTTGGCCGACACCGCCTGGTTCGTGATCCGGGAACAGAACCTGCGGTTCGACTGGCTCAAGGACGCCGACAAGAAGCGACCGTTCTACTTCGGCGCATTGACCTGGTACATGGACCGCGTGATGGAGTTGGTACACGACGACCCGGAGACCTATAACGAGTTCCTGGCCGTCGTGCATCTGGTCAAACCCGCCGCCGCACTGATGACGCCGAAGGTGGCGGCACGCGTGGTCGGCAAATGGGCTCGGACCAAACTCTCCGGCCAGAAGACCCTCATCGCGCGCAACTACGAGAACAGCACCATTCCAACCGTCGACGATCTGATCCGAACCGAGGAAGTATCAATCGGTTTGGCTGCCACCCGGTCCCATTAG
- a CDS encoding SDR family oxidoreductase, translating into MTHPDLAGKSAIVTGAGAGIGLAIARRLAAEGCQVLCADINADTAKSAAAEIGGGAVGHQVDVSDESQVAGMVEACVAEFGGVDKLVANAGVVHFAPLLDTEVADFDRVIGINLRGAWLCTKHAAPRMVERGGGAIVNMSSLGGQVAAAGTAAYGMSKAGIIHLSRITAAELRTANVRSNALLPAFVDTPMQQTAMTMFDEALGEGGADTMIGRLQGRMAGPDEMAGIVAFLLSDDASMINGTTQVADGGTLAALW; encoded by the coding sequence ATGACGCATCCCGACCTGGCCGGCAAGTCCGCGATTGTGACCGGGGCGGGTGCCGGCATCGGTTTGGCCATCGCCCGGCGGCTGGCAGCCGAAGGGTGCCAGGTCCTGTGTGCGGACATCAACGCCGACACCGCGAAGTCCGCGGCGGCCGAGATCGGCGGCGGTGCCGTCGGTCACCAGGTCGACGTGAGCGACGAGTCGCAGGTGGCCGGGATGGTCGAGGCATGCGTCGCAGAGTTCGGTGGCGTCGACAAGCTTGTTGCGAATGCCGGTGTCGTGCATTTCGCCCCGCTGCTGGACACCGAAGTCGCTGACTTCGACCGGGTGATCGGAATCAACCTGCGCGGCGCCTGGCTGTGCACCAAGCACGCCGCGCCCCGAATGGTCGAGCGCGGGGGTGGTGCCATCGTCAACATGTCCTCCCTCGGGGGCCAGGTCGCCGCCGCGGGCACCGCGGCCTATGGGATGTCCAAGGCGGGGATCATTCACCTCAGCCGGATCACCGCCGCCGAACTCCGCACGGCCAACGTGCGATCTAATGCCCTGCTGCCGGCGTTCGTCGACACCCCGATGCAGCAGACCGCGATGACGATGTTCGACGAGGCGCTCGGAGAGGGCGGGGCCGACACGATGATCGGTCGTCTGCAGGGCCGGATGGCCGGACCGGACGAGATGGCGGGCATCGTCGCCTTCCTGCTCTCCGACGACGCGTCGATGATCAACGGGACGACGCAGGTCGCTGACGGCGGAACTCTCGCGGCGCTGTGGTGA
- a CDS encoding 3,4-dihydroxy-2-butanone-4-phosphate synthase codes for MKTAYGRVRRAIAAVATGRAAIVVDDSEDQGYLVFAADAATAQLLAFTVRHTSGYVRIALPGADCERLNLPPVCHRDGETVGIAAQRVTVDFRETGTGISAIDRARTIAALADAESTVADFRRPGHVIPVQAGQHGVLGRSAGAAEAAVDLARLGMRRPAGVLCEIVSQRNPAGMADRPELVSFAGRHGLPLISVAELATYRRRTEPQVVRSAETTLPTDSGTFTVVGYRDPREGSEHLAVIAGNAGADAPMPLHIHLECLGGDVFGSLACACGTELAHAVAAMQARGTGMIIYLRPPTARACGLLSGATTPDLLSETVAWILRDLGVYTVRLSDDAPELGLLMFGAIREHGLHVESAATVWPVAG; via the coding sequence ATGAAGACCGCGTATGGACGGGTACGGCGCGCCATCGCCGCCGTGGCCACCGGTCGTGCCGCCATCGTGGTCGACGACTCGGAGGACCAGGGCTATCTCGTGTTCGCCGCGGATGCCGCCACGGCACAACTGCTCGCGTTCACGGTCCGGCACACCTCCGGTTACGTGCGGATCGCCCTGCCCGGTGCGGACTGTGAGCGGCTCAACCTGCCGCCGGTGTGTCATCGAGACGGTGAGACAGTGGGTATCGCCGCTCAGCGGGTGACGGTGGACTTTCGCGAGACCGGCACCGGGATCTCGGCGATCGACCGGGCCCGCACCATCGCCGCACTCGCCGACGCCGAGTCCACGGTCGCCGACTTCCGCCGGCCCGGACATGTGATCCCGGTGCAGGCCGGGCAGCACGGGGTGCTCGGCCGGTCCGCCGGTGCGGCCGAGGCGGCAGTCGACCTGGCCCGTCTCGGTATGCGACGGCCTGCGGGCGTGTTGTGCGAGATTGTGTCGCAACGAAACCCGGCGGGCATGGCGGATCGCCCCGAGTTGGTGTCGTTCGCGGGCCGGCATGGCTTGCCGCTCATCTCGGTGGCGGAGCTGGCGACGTACCGGCGCCGCACCGAGCCGCAGGTCGTGCGTTCGGCGGAGACCACACTGCCGACCGATTCGGGTACCTTCACGGTGGTCGGCTACCGCGATCCCCGAGAAGGATCCGAGCACCTTGCGGTGATCGCCGGCAATGCCGGTGCGGACGCGCCGATGCCGTTGCACATCCACCTCGAATGCCTCGGGGGTGACGTGTTCGGTTCGCTGGCCTGCGCTTGCGGTACGGAACTGGCCCATGCGGTCGCCGCGATGCAGGCCCGTGGCACCGGCATGATCATCTACCTGCGGCCGCCGACCGCCCGCGCCTGCGGTCTGCTGTCCGGCGCGACGACACCGGATCTGCTGTCCGAGACCGTCGCATGGATTCTGCGCGACCTCGGCGTGTACACCGTCCGGTTGTCCGACGACGCCCCGGAGCTCGGGCTGCTCATGTTCGGCGCCATCCGGGAACATGGTCTGCACGTCGAATCGGCTGCGACGGTGTGGCCGGTGGCAGGCTGA
- a CDS encoding enoyl-CoA hydratase has product MQHFDYIGYDVIDDGRIAVITLDRPKQRNAQNRGMLVELGTAFELAEEDDTVRVVILRGAGPCFSAGHDLGSSDDVRERSTGAGQHPSYQCNGGTLTGADARHRQEWHYFFQNTKRWRNLRKITIAEVHGLVLSAGLMLTWCCDLIVAAEDTTFADVVGTRLGMCGVEYFGHPWEFGPRKAKELLLTGDSLSADDAHALGMVSKVFPSDELSARTIEFARRIAKVPTIASLLIKESVNQTVDAMGFSTALDACFSLHQLNHSHWAELNGNPLGIGTVEDGLEDWRLAPEILPATKNRP; this is encoded by the coding sequence GTGCAGCATTTCGACTACATCGGGTACGACGTGATCGACGACGGCCGGATCGCCGTGATCACGCTCGATCGCCCGAAACAGCGCAACGCGCAGAACCGGGGAATGCTCGTCGAACTCGGGACGGCATTCGAGCTGGCCGAAGAGGACGACACCGTGCGCGTGGTGATCCTGCGCGGCGCGGGCCCCTGCTTCTCGGCGGGCCACGACCTCGGTTCCTCCGATGATGTCCGGGAACGCTCAACCGGCGCGGGTCAACACCCCTCCTACCAATGCAATGGCGGAACGCTGACCGGTGCCGATGCCCGGCACCGGCAGGAATGGCACTACTTCTTCCAGAACACCAAGCGCTGGCGCAACCTGCGCAAGATCACCATCGCCGAGGTGCACGGACTGGTCTTGTCGGCGGGTCTGATGCTGACCTGGTGCTGCGATCTCATCGTCGCCGCAGAAGACACGACCTTCGCCGACGTGGTCGGTACCAGGCTTGGGATGTGCGGGGTGGAGTATTTCGGCCACCCCTGGGAGTTCGGCCCGCGCAAAGCCAAGGAATTGCTGCTCACCGGTGACTCGCTGAGCGCCGATGACGCCCACGCGCTCGGGATGGTCAGCAAGGTCTTCCCGTCCGATGAGCTCTCGGCGCGCACCATCGAGTTCGCCCGCCGCATCGCCAAGGTGCCGACAATCGCGTCGCTGCTGATCAAGGAGTCGGTGAACCAGACCGTGGATGCCATGGGCTTCTCCACCGCGCTCGACGCCTGCTTCTCGCTACACCAGCTCAATCACTCGCATTGGGCCGAACTGAACGGCAATCCCCTGGGCATCGGGACCGTCGAGGACGGACTCGAGGACTGGCGGCTCGCTCCGGAGATCCTGCCCGCCACCAAGAACCGGCCCTGA
- a CDS encoding TetR/AcrR family transcriptional regulator has protein sequence MQPTVPAVRRRPKDRKKQILDQAARLFIDRGFHSVKLEEIAEAAGVTARALYRHYDNKQALLTAVILNAQDEYQSFRNPEGRTPEAAARPLHDELPDLIAAAVETRALTVLWQREARYLTDDDRAEVRQRINAIVAGMQAGVRLEMPELSPPHAELRAWAVSSTLTSLGRHSLSLPGTELRVLLYRACMAAARAVPVGALEPMEGPAGRESAAFSRYETLLAAGAQLFRARGYPAVSTADIGKTVGIAGPGLYRSFSSKQAILDTLVRRLDEWSALECIRVLRTNAPAAQRLGQLVAGRVRISLDDPDLVSVSITELSSASDEVRESVVRNQADRDGLWIDLIRTLTPQTTVAQARLLVAAAVSFIEDVSRTWHLTRRTDVAQEMTAIALAILTSQADGP, from the coding sequence ATGCAGCCAACCGTCCCGGCCGTCAGGCGCAGGCCGAAGGACCGCAAGAAGCAGATCCTCGATCAGGCCGCCCGGTTGTTCATCGACCGCGGGTTCCATTCGGTGAAACTGGAGGAGATCGCGGAGGCCGCCGGCGTGACGGCTCGCGCCCTGTACCGCCACTACGACAACAAACAGGCGTTGCTCACCGCGGTGATTCTCAACGCGCAGGACGAATACCAGAGTTTCCGCAATCCCGAGGGGCGCACACCCGAGGCGGCCGCCCGCCCGCTCCATGACGAGTTGCCCGACCTGATCGCGGCGGCCGTCGAGACCCGAGCGCTGACCGTGCTGTGGCAACGCGAGGCCCGGTATCTCACCGACGACGACCGCGCCGAGGTTCGGCAACGGATCAACGCCATCGTGGCGGGCATGCAGGCCGGCGTGCGCCTGGAGATGCCGGAGCTGAGTCCCCCACACGCCGAGCTACGGGCATGGGCCGTGTCCAGCACCCTGACAAGCCTTGGGCGACACAGCCTCAGCCTTCCCGGCACCGAGCTGAGGGTCCTGCTGTACCGGGCGTGCATGGCTGCCGCGCGTGCCGTACCGGTCGGAGCACTCGAACCGATGGAGGGTCCGGCAGGTCGAGAGTCGGCGGCGTTCTCGCGTTACGAGACGCTGCTGGCCGCAGGTGCGCAGTTGTTCCGGGCCCGTGGATATCCGGCTGTGAGCACTGCCGACATCGGCAAGACCGTCGGAATCGCAGGACCCGGCCTGTACCGTTCCTTCTCCTCCAAGCAGGCCATCCTCGACACCCTGGTACGCCGGCTCGACGAATGGTCGGCCCTGGAGTGCATCCGGGTGCTACGGACGAATGCTCCTGCGGCGCAACGGCTCGGCCAGCTCGTAGCCGGGCGGGTACGGATCAGCCTGGACGACCCCGACCTGGTCTCGGTGTCGATCACCGAACTGTCATCGGCCTCCGACGAGGTACGCGAGAGCGTCGTCAGGAACCAGGCCGACCGCGACGGGTTGTGGATCGACCTCATTCGCACCCTGACCCCACAGACCACCGTCGCGCAGGCCCGACTACTGGTCGCGGCCGCGGTCAGCTTCATCGAAGATGTCTCGCGGACATGGCATCTCACCCGCAGGACCGACGTCGCGCAGGAGATGACCGCTATCGCGCTGGCAATCTTGACCAGCCAAGCAGACGGACCCTAG
- a CDS encoding acyl-CoA dehydrogenase family protein, translated as MDIDYPPEAQAFRDEIRTFLAENLPAGWVGPGALPPEEREQLRHQWRKVLADRGLVAVSWPKEYGGGGLSVIEQAVLAEEFSRGGAPERDENDMFGIDLLGNTLIALGTEEQKKHFLPRILSGEDRWCQGFSEPEAGSDLASVRTKAVLEGGDDGASEATGEQHWLINGQKIWTSAGPTANWIFVLARTDAEVPKHKGLSMLLVPVDQPGVVVRPIVNAAGHASFSEVFFTDARAKAGDVLGGIGGGWGTAMTVLGFERGSQITTAAIEFGRGLEWLRQLARERGRHTDPLIRDELAWCYSRVQILRYQGYRGLTTLSNGKRPGAEAAINKVVWSEYFRRYTDLAVDILGTDALCADGPGNGAALIIPAPGTANSVSCWLDEFLYARAATIYAGSSQIQRTVIGEQLLGLPKEPR; from the coding sequence GTGGACATCGACTATCCCCCCGAAGCGCAAGCCTTCCGTGACGAGATCCGGACGTTCCTGGCCGAAAACCTGCCGGCCGGCTGGGTCGGCCCCGGCGCGCTACCACCCGAGGAGCGTGAGCAGCTCCGGCACCAGTGGCGCAAGGTGCTGGCCGACCGCGGACTGGTAGCGGTCTCCTGGCCCAAGGAGTACGGCGGCGGCGGTCTGTCCGTGATCGAGCAGGCGGTGCTGGCCGAGGAATTCTCTCGCGGCGGAGCACCCGAACGCGACGAGAACGACATGTTCGGCATCGATCTGCTGGGCAACACCCTGATTGCCCTGGGCACCGAGGAGCAGAAGAAGCATTTCCTGCCGCGCATCCTCTCCGGCGAGGACCGCTGGTGCCAGGGCTTCTCCGAACCGGAGGCGGGGTCGGATCTCGCATCGGTGCGGACGAAGGCTGTGTTGGAGGGGGGCGATGACGGGGCGAGCGAAGCGACGGGAGAACAACACTGGCTGATCAACGGGCAGAAGATCTGGACGTCGGCGGGTCCGACGGCCAACTGGATCTTCGTCTTGGCCCGCACGGACGCCGAGGTGCCCAAGCACAAAGGCCTGTCGATGTTGTTGGTGCCGGTCGATCAGCCGGGTGTGGTGGTGCGGCCCATCGTCAACGCGGCCGGCCACGCGTCGTTCTCAGAGGTCTTCTTCACCGACGCCCGCGCCAAGGCCGGCGATGTGCTCGGCGGGATCGGCGGTGGCTGGGGAACCGCGATGACGGTCCTCGGCTTTGAGCGTGGCTCCCAGATCACCACGGCAGCAATCGAGTTCGGCCGCGGTCTGGAATGGCTGCGACAGCTCGCCAGGGAGCGGGGCCGGCACACCGATCCGCTGATCCGCGACGAACTCGCGTGGTGCTACTCCCGCGTGCAGATCCTGCGCTACCAGGGCTACCGCGGCCTGACCACCTTGTCGAACGGTAAACGCCCCGGCGCGGAAGCCGCCATCAACAAGGTCGTCTGGAGCGAATACTTCCGCCGGTACACCGATCTGGCCGTCGACATCCTCGGAACCGACGCGCTCTGCGCGGACGGTCCGGGAAACGGTGCCGCACTGATCATCCCGGCGCCGGGCACGGCGAATTCGGTCTCCTGCTGGCTCGACGAGTTTCTCTACGCGCGCGCCGCCACCATCTACGCCGGCAGCTCACAGATCCAGCGCACCGTGATCGGTGAGCAGTTGCTCGGGCTTCCGAAGGAGCCGCGCTGA